The sequence TTTTAAATTTAAAGAACACCTGCCCAAGAATTTACACGCCGGGCAAAAACCCGTAACGCCGACGATAATCGGGATTAACCCGATTAACGCCCAGTAGCTCTCGTAAAAATACCAAACTGCCGCCATAAAAACTAGCCCTAGTACGACCCTAATAATTCTACTTTTTACGCTTACCATATTTTTACCTTTTCTTGAAAATTTTATAAAGCGGGCAGTAGCCGTAATATCCCGTTAAAAGCGGAATTAGCCCAACCGTCCACAAC is a genomic window of Campylobacter concisus containing:
- a CDS encoding DUF2892 domain-containing protein, with protein sequence MSVLDKTIRLIIAAIWFFIFGFICDCWLWTVGLIPLLTGYYGYCPLYKIFKKR
- a CDS encoding DUF2892 domain-containing protein, yielding MVSVKSRIIRVVLGLVFMAAVWYFYESYWALIGLIPIIVGVTGFCPACKFLGRCSLNLKK